In the genome of Plutella xylostella chromosome 6, ilPluXylo3.1, whole genome shotgun sequence, the window CTGAAGGAACTTTGTTACTTGACTTCTTACCTTTTGAACTTGATTTTGATCCCACTCATCCATGTTATTACAAGTGAATCCACTTTGTTTCAAGAACTCTTCTAGTTGTTGTAAATCGGCACTGCTGATGAGTGCTCCGGGTGGGGGGAACTCAGTGTATTCTAGTTTCTTTGTTCTCGGCTTCGGTAGTGGCGGCGTGCGGGGCCTGTGGTACTTGATTTCATTAGATTTTCCAGATTCCAAACTACTCTCAGTACCAACTCCTTCATCTTGATAATATTCGTTGTAGTCAGCGTCTTTATCAGCAGCGTCAAGGAAATGTTGTGAAAGCCTTTTTGCAGCTAAATCATTGTTTTTCTTGTATTCAGGATTAATGCCGTAGGGTGCATAAGGTTCCTGAAGTGACCTTCTTTTGTGGGTTTTGTGTTCTGGTGTAGCCGTCATGCACACTACTGGGTCTTGAATGAAATCGTCCATTTCAAACATGCTGTAGCGTTTTGAATGTAATCCGGATTTACGCGTCTTATCCATTGATTTTCGCAAAATACCTTTTGGTAATGGTGGTCTTGGTGGAGCAAGTTCACCTTGTTTACCGAGTCGGTTCTGGTCTGCGATGGATAATGAACGCTTGGGGACATTTCTGTGGCCTTCATTGTTGACCCCACTAGCCTCTGAGCTTGTGGCACTGTCGTACCGGTATACGAAGAGTGGATTGAAGTTGCCTACAGGTGCTGGACTGTTTTGAGCTGAAGAGTCTGTTAGCATAGTGGAAGATCCCCTGTATCCTGAAGACGGCTGTGTGGCTGTACTTGAACTTGAAGATACAGCTGTATTTTGCCCGGCTAAATTGTTGCAGTCGCAGCTCATTGGCCTGTTCTTTGTTTTACTAGATGGTGATGCTGAGCAGTATTTATCGTTGCACTTAGTTACACAGTCTTTTTCTTTCATATGTTGCATTAATTCAGGAACTTCCGACAAAAGTTGTTTGCACTCCATTGGAAGCAAGAAATTCAAGGAATCCCAGTCTCTTATGTGTCCAAGGCCTTTCTTCTTTAAAACCTCAACATCATTGCAAGAGAACGGTCGCTTTCCTTTAACTTGCATCCGTTTCTTGATTTCAGTTGGTTTCGGTGAAACATTAACCTTTAATGGATTCAGGTATATATTTGGTCTTCCATTCAAGAAACTTATGTCAGGCAAGGTATAACTAGGATACAATACGAAAACAGGTTTCTCGCAATCACCTTCTTTCAATTTCTCCAAAAATGAGGCCTCGATCACTTTGAAAACTTCTCGGTCATGGGACATTGATGACATGTGAATGTTTGATGTTTGCATACTTTTATCAGTTGTAGCGTGTATGTGAGTAGAAGTTGCTTTGTTATCACATGATTCTTTATGTAGTATTCTGTTCATTCTTGTGATTTGTGTTCCATCTGACTCGGAGCAACTTGATATACTCACGCTCGTACCAGACGATTGTGATGAATAAGATTTCCGAGTACTTTTCAATTTAGCTGGGCTGttgttcatatttatatttgccCTCCTTGTGTGGCCTTTGTTTACTGTTGCATACAGGTGGCTTTCATTATCGCTGACACCTGATTCCTCTTCTTCAACCAGTACCTCATCGTACACTCGAGTTGAAAAGGCATTAGTTGTCGGAATCTCCTCGTATACAACATCAACTTCTTCTTCATGAGAAGATATCGGTAATTCTTCAGGTGGTCTTTCCAAATTACAACTGGTTTTTAGTAATTTCATTTCACCTTTATGTTCTCCCATCGACTCTCCACTGTCGCCGCTGGAAGGCCAACACTGTGAGCTATCCAGCTGATCAATTCCACCGATACCATCATTGCTAATACTTTTTTGTTTCATGAACAGTTTGACCAAGTTGAATGGTTGTTTTGGTTGGCTCTTGTCTGAAGTAGATGGGTTTTCCGTAGATGAGGTGCTCATTGCCTCTGAGTTTTGACTTCCATGAGATCGGTTGTGCGTTACATCGTACACCTTCATACAGGCAGATGTCCCAGCTAGCCTCTGATTGGTGGTGAAAGAGTCAACCTGGAATAAAATTTACCAATTTTACTACTAGCATACGAGCATTTTAactacataatacctacaacatccttaatttgaatttgaataatattttatgcataacaataaagaatattttagAATAGACAAATTAATAAACGGCTATTCAATAATGTATAGATTAGTTACTTACAGTTGAATTACTGAGAGCCGCTGAGTTTATAGAACTGCTCATTAGTTTCCTCCTGTACAAGTTTGGTAAACTCTGGCTCTTGATAACAGAATTACTCATTTCATTTGTTGCATCAGTCGTTTCATTTGAATCTTCATTATTGTTACCCGATGGGTGCCTGTAAACAGAATGATGTGTTTTTAGATACTTATATTCTGtatataaatattcaaaaaatatataattcacATGAATTTCGAATAACTTACCTCCTTAGGGGAGACTGACTGGTTTGTTTCTTAAGCTTACTCCAAGTAGTTAATCCTAAATCGCTTCTGGCCATTAGCGTGTTTAGCTTATTAGTTAGTTTCTTACATCTTTCTAGTAACTCTAAATTCCTGCGCGTTCTTTCATCGTTATCTAATTCTAAATTGTCGTCTTCCTTATCCGTTTTGTCTGAAAAGGAATTTATGATTAATCACCATTTGTTATCTCAATCGCCGAATGACGTCATAAAATTTAGTGGAATTAGCTTTTAGCTGATTTAGATACAGGGGATCGCGATCGTTGGACAAAATATAAGAAggtctttgcccagcagtgggacacacTTGAgactttttaaaacaaaagtttaagCTTACCATGTTTGTGATTGACGGGGGGTTCAGCGCACTCGCTATCCTCCGAGTAGATGGTGAGGCTGCCCTCAAAGGCGATGGTGTAGTTGTCCTTATTGGCCTGACAGGTGAGGATGAGGTCCTGCTCTGTCGGCAGCTCGCAGTCGAGGCTGTCCACGCTAAAGTGGACTCCATGCGCCGCCTCCTTCACCGGAGAGAAGAGAAGCTCCGACTTGCATATCGACATTGTGTTGATGGATCCCACCGATTCTTCACCCTGTTGTTGGAAAATGGGAAAATATGTAGTTCAGAGCAGGTGTAGCTAACAGCAGTAAGGGATAAAGAACAGAGAAATGTTTAATTACAGAGGTAGAGTTGGAAATAAACCGTTTTGAAAAGATGTTTAAGAGAATTCGGTGCCCTATGAAGTGCTTTATTGTATGCAAAGAGATTTTATGTACTTTACGGGTTGTGTATTTTCTACGAATGCATGTTTCACAGCCAATAGCTGAAAGTAGAACGTGTAAACATTTATGTAACTTTAGGTTTAATTCGGGATGCGGATGCAGCCGGCACATGTTTCTAAATGTTAAACTGCAGTCAATAGACTAAGCAGTGTTCGGAATTTGCTTTTaaaatacgtaggtattatGTTCTAGCCATGTTCTAGTATTAGAGACTATCTAGATTCTAGCATGgtgtaaataaaatggaaataatTGTGTAGCTATCGCAAAAACGGAAAATtgcacttttattttttatcttctAACCTGAATTCAGAGTCTTGTGATACAGGATTTAATGCATGCTCTAATTAGATAAGAAATGTAAATTGGTCTTCGTTATctctctatctatctacaatcataacatttaaaaaatatctcgATGATGTTTTATTCTATTTACGAACCTATGCCATTACTTACACTCTATATtgaataaaaactaaacagtTCATAGGCACTCCAATCCAATCAAATCTATGaaatacattaatttatgACACAGAGTCGGTCGGTACTTGGTACCCAcattaatttcaaaatggcggatggtAGGGCGTTATCATTAACTTCTTTCCTGCTGTAATGAGGTcacaatacaaacaatacaGTTCCATACATCCAGTACCATTACTTTTAAAATgcattacttaagtacttactgagTATGAAAATTGTTTAACATTTCTAGAATTGCCGGCATTAAGGATAATAAGCTAGTTAAGACAAGTAAACAAGTTTAAATATAACTGATAAATGGAAGATAAATATGTTgaaatatacataatgttaGTAATTAACTTATGGAATTGCTTTTGTAGGAGTAGATAAGAATGTAAATATACATAGTATAGATGACATACACAGAAACGGTGTTAGTGTGGGTAGTTAAACAATGATATTGCAGTTTAGCATAAAACACACAAAACGTAAGAATGTTATGGATTGCTTAATGGATATATCAGCATAATGAATTGAATGACCAATGAGAGTGAGTGTGAATAATTAGAACTAACAACATCAGCTGCGGGTAAATTCCCCCATGAATACGAATTCTTATCAAGAGGGTGACTCACGGAGTAATATCCAGTACAAGAGTCCCAGTCGAACTCCGTCACACCCATTTTGAACCTCACTGTCGTCCCACAATTAAATAACACACACGTGACCAGAAACCACTAAATCATCCGATACACTAGCTCCTGCAATTGCAACTACACTGTCTGTCCACAATCTCACTGCACAGTTCAATAGTCAGTAAAAGTTATCTTCCGCAAACACAGTTATCAAGAAGACCCTTCGGTTTCCAGTGATATCTACTAGAACGTTTTATCGACGGCATTGCGAAGTTTCTCCGTAACACAGTGCTGTCTGGTGCTCAGGGCGAGACTGGCCAGAGGGGATATTCAATTTAATATTAGCTACTGCCTGCGCTTCCCAAACTTTACAATATTTCCACAGAACTAGTTGCACGGGCTACCGTAACGCACAACGTATGGATCGTAACTGATATCAAAACGAGAATGCGCCCAAAATATGAGATTACAGAGTGCAATGAATGATTTGTTTGTTAACCAAACAAAGTAATTAAGGGCTTCATTAGCACTGTAAATTCAGGGCGCGTTCAAGGTTAGAGTAAACAAACTCTCACTAATTAGTTTCGCGAACCCTTGTGAAGTGGGCAATAcctgaagtaggtaactagCTATCACGTTGAAGCGCATAAAGTTTGAGAAGTTGTGGTGCACAGTCACACAGGATAGACTTCATTGGACTCACACATGGCAGTTGGATGTGAGCACGACCACACAGAAGGACAATTAAATATAGCGCACTAACACATGCGGGCGTTCGGAGGGATCGACTGTACACATGTGAGAACAACAAGTGTAGACTCACTGATTGACGCAATCCTGTCATTAGTGGTGTGGGTGCACGCACACATACATAGATTTCTTATAATATCTTTACTACATCCCGAGGGACTAACGTACTCTCCTGGGCTACAGGAAGACTTGTTATGAATGCAAGTGAAGTTCATACGGCTTGTACCGCACTTTCTAGATCATAATTGTCAATGTGTGAGGGTCCCCTGGGATGGGACTAGCGGATCGAGGTTACGTGACGTTTTCAATTGctttaatttcttttaatgaaataaaagacTGTTTGACGGTCGTTAGGTTTGGATAACGCAAAAGTTTGGCATGATACTCATTCTTATCTAGGACACACCTAAATTGTGCGATGATTcaattaaatatacctaatggTCGTTTAATAATTACGGTTATCTCGAGTCCATTATAATATTgagtgagtgtattatgtaggtagttttgCCAAGGTAtgctaaaaatattattaagagaagaaattaagtaagtatacaatttTTTTGCATTGCaaccaatttaaataaaccatttattaatattgcTATACCTAATCATCATGTAAAATCTACACGTATactgtatataaataaaaactaaaccaGCGACATCTGTGGTTGAATTGTGAATGCTATGTATGGATCATAAGACTATGTATTCTGTACCGATCACTAGGTGTCGCTACAAATCTGACTTTgttataatcataattatacttatttcaaCTGTACGTAGTTCATATTTAACTAAATCACTAAATTTACGTATTACCGATATTATAACTAAAAGTTtgtaattacaaaaaactagctcgtgtattttgtaatttagcgatcaaaaaagtaaaaacgaCAAAATCTCTAATGATAAAAATGTACAATGAAAAGAGAGACAGATATGAAGTTATATGAAATGACATGAGAAAAAGTGAAACATCTAACATAAATTTGGCGAACCTGAAAACTACTGTCGGCACTGAAAGAGTCGAAACGAAACTTTTCCATCAAAGAGCTGGATATACTTGCGATCATCTCTCCCCTGGGGTTACTCTGCAATACACCACCAACCAATCAAtgaaatacatacatagatacatacactgttaaataaacaaaaaagtaataaatataaagtgcATATTAATGaagtaaaaatacttataaccATTTGGGTAGGTTAGATGGGAGGTGgaaacaattaaaattatatcgtaataagaaatataatatgaaaaactTAATAGATTACGTTATAATAGATCTAGACTTTTGCTACTTATAGTAATGATtcaacaaatatattttttggaatCTTATCTTGAATATTGTTAGCTATAAGTAACTAGCATTTAACAACCTTACCTTGGTTCACATTTTTTGTCACcagagataaaaaaatatctgagTTTTTAATCTGTTTTCTCTTTATAGCCTTCACCTGCTATCTAGATACTTTATTGCATGTGCAAGATGACTATCAATGAAACATACGGAAGGACTTTTATTATGCAGCTTTTTGGATATTGCGTGACATTACATATACTTGTACATGAATGTTCGCCTTCAACATGTAATTTTGGCATTAAAATCTCAGCGCAAgttttttcatatttaacGATACATAATCCTGAAGTTTAATTACTTTAGCACCTCTTATATTATCAAGGCCATTCGTTATTTTACTTGCATTTTCAACATTTGTAACTACATTTGCTTTGTTGTCAACATTACTATCAACACAATTTCTTTCAAATATCTACCTATtcaatacttacattaaaaaatactgcttcgtataaataaatgaacaatcTCTTACAAATAATAAGGA includes:
- the LOC105383856 gene encoding uncharacterized protein LOC105383856 isoform X1, with protein sequence MIGLVLCVLAKALEFALGDGLHIPEKVEYLPEKRRRRKKNRRRRKRKGPPPRLGLKAASPGVDEDCNSNTSLAGSQTSELDAPCDNSGYLWFLDYNPIFRDGSCHHTSVLSSVSASYKGISDLTSRFEFTSRYNDLARDLDANLAEADMESFRTEDIHALLMTANLPRDAIHHDDANHDSNPRGEMIASISSSLMEKFRFDSFSADSSFQGEESVGSINTMSICKSELLFSPVKEAAHGVHFSVDSLDCELPTEQDLILTCQANKDNYTIAFEGSLTIYSEDSECAEPPVNHKHDKTDKEDDNLELDNDERTRRNLELLERCKKLTNKLNTLMARSDLGLTTWSKLKKQTSQSPLRRHPSGNNNEDSNETTDATNEMSNSVIKSQSLPNLYRRKLMSSSINSAALSNSTVDSFTTNQRLAGTSACMKVYDVTHNRSHGSQNSEAMSTSSTENPSTSDKSQPKQPFNLVKLFMKQKSISNDGIGGIDQLDSSQCWPSSGDSGESMGEHKGEMKLLKTSCNLERPPEELPISSHEEEVDVVYEEIPTTNAFSTRVYDEVLVEEEESGVSDNESHLYATVNKGHTRRANINMNNSPAKLKSTRKSYSSQSSGTSVSISSCSESDGTQITRMNRILHKESCDNKATSTHIHATTDKSMQTSNIHMSSMSHDREVFKVIEASFLEKLKEGDCEKPVFVLYPSYTLPDISFLNGRPNIYLNPLKVNVSPKPTEIKKRMQVKGKRPFSCNDVEVLKKKGLGHIRDWDSLNFLLPMECKQLLSEVPELMQHMKEKDCVTKCNDKYCSASPSSKTKNRPMSCDCNNLAGQNTAVSSSSSTATQPSSGYRGSSTMLTDSSAQNSPAPVGNFNPLFVYRYDSATSSEASGVNNEGHRNVPKRSLSIADQNRLGKQGELAPPRPPLPKGILRKSMDKTRKSGLHSKRYSMFEMDDFIQDPVVCMTATPEHKTHKRRSLQEPYAPYGINPEYKKNNDLAAKRLSQHFLDAADKDADYNEYYQDEGVGTESSLESGKSNEIKYHRPRTPPLPKPRTKKLEYTEFPPPGALISSADLQQLEEFLKQSGFTCNNMDEWDQNQVQKVRSQVTKFLQMKKSQEENEKSTESSGSSCNSKKSVSFAHKTDSKAENPLAPVKPVDELKVAAFTTPPNSPNISAVIAQRHYQGKNLAEIPICEEGEVSPDEFATPTRHEARGKYDLIDISQKRALVSNVTDAVEMLIQHFSSATDQAELAVLGDSKQSPACAKIALNALCPALYAVFRDGLKENIETSFGAVNNSVWQMVEATARQGPITKSLNELVLRINSEDAVTEGLVKFNAFILGLLNAQSVDAWATYVRTRETVLAKHYGPDSLILAGCVGEPRCRALLDTLLASLEPLRLLPFSLDLMFEMRELARSFKRIENEMRSASRPTTINMPPLTLTQRNLLKLVKSMHSSGQSDDCQTSVIMRHKEQPKNKEPSTPDLLNDSGNVKAVVEGKSRPRSCVNPSAVSYDVCPNNSRIELENRRWSGVQLGSKLMQAFDRLQFDDSDDYTDSLENNKPAPKNTGIEGVLKLESSGEEQWRPGSSGSGSAASGGGKFRRLQLKWELLSNNDSSPHTPSGETSPASATRGSKIPRPVSSPVRPQAPALPSPAKNAHRGIPVPVRKGVSPTGTAAARAPSTVGARGTGATSKRPSTAANRTPDSVTKKLNTTMPAKLPSATVAPKSTCLNNKKPTPTSRVDQGVHTTGATPRPSSLPYGRAQPPAAPRRAASSSAARAQAQAPKQQKHKYVRTLWHRLPSDSGHLAFNEGERLRLILEVDDQYLLCCRGDQKGLVPRDAVLLEDF
- the LOC105383856 gene encoding uncharacterized protein LOC105383856 isoform X4; the protein is MIGLVLCVLAKALEFALGDGLHIPEKVEYLPEKRRRRKKNRRRRKRKGPPPRLGLKAASPGVDEDCNSNTSLAGSQTSELDAPCDNSGYLWFLDYNPIFRDGSCHHTSVLSSVSASYKGISDLTSRFEFTSRYNDLARDLDANLAEADMESFRTEDIHALLMTANLPRDAIHHDDANHDSNPRGEMIASISSSLMEKFRFDSFSADSSFQGEESVGSINTMSICKSELLFSPVKEAAHGVHFSVDSLDCELPTEQDLILTCQANKDNYTIAFEGSLTIYSEDSECAEPPVNHKHDKTDKEDDNLELDNDERTRRNLELLERCKKLTNKLNTLMARSDLGLTTWSKLKKQTSQSPLRRHPSGNNNEDSNETTDATNEMSNSVIKSQSLPNLYRRKLMSSSINSAALSNSTVDSFTTNQRLAGTSACMKVYDVTHNRSHGSQNSEAMSTSSTENPSTSDKSQPKQPFNLVKLFMKQKSISNDGIGGIDQLDSSQCWPSSGDSGESMGEHKGEMKLLKTSCNLERPPEELPISSHEEEVDVVYEEIPTTNAFSTRVYDEVLVEEEESGVSDNESHLYATVNKGHTRRANINMNNSPAKLKSTRKSYSSQSSGTSVSISSCSESDGTQITRMNRILHKESCDNKATSTHIHATTDKSMQTSNIHMSSMSHDREVFKVIEASFLEKLKEGDCEKPVFVLYPSYTLPDISFLNGRPNIYLNPLKVNVSPKPTEIKKRMQVKGKRPFSCNDVEVLKKKGLGHIRDWDSLNFLLPMECKQLLSEVPELMQHMKEKDCVTKCNDKYCSASPSSKTKNRPMSCDCNNLAGQNTAVSSSSSTATQPSSGYRGSSTMLTDSSAQNSPAPVGNFNPLFVYRYDSATSSEASGVNNEGHRNVPKRSLSIADQNRLGKQGELAPPRPPLPKGILRKSMDKTRKSGLHSKRYSMFEMDDFIQDPVVCMTATPEHKTHKRRSLQEPYAPYGINPEYKKNNDLAAKRLSQHFLDAADKDADYNEYYQDEGVGTESSLESGKSNEIKYHRPRTPPLPKPRTKKLEYTEFPPPGALISSADLQQLEEFLKQSGFTCNNMDEWDQNQVQKVRSQVTKFLQMKKSQEENEKSTESSGSSCNSKKSVSFAHKTDSKAENPLAPVKPVDELKVAAFTTPPNSPNISAVIAQRHYQGKNLAEIPICEEGEVSPDEFATPTRHEARGKYDLIDISQKRALVSNVTDAVEMLIQHFSSATDQAELAVLGDSKQSPACAKIALNALCPALYAVFRDGLKENIETSFGAVNNSVWQMVEATARQGPITKSLNELVLRINSEDAVTEGLVKFNAFILGLLNAQSVDAWATYVRTRETVLAKHYGPDSLILAGCVGEPRCRALLDTLLASLEPLRLLPFSLDLMFEMRELARSFKRIENEMRSASRPTTINMPPLTLTQRNLLKLVKSMHSSGQSDDCQTSVIMRHKEQPKNKEPSTPDLLNDSGNVKAVVEGKSRPRSCVNPSAVSYDVCPNNSRIELENRRWSGVQLGSKLMQAFDRLQFDDSDDYTDSLENNKPAPKNTGIEGVLKLESSGEEQWRPGSSGSGSAASGGGKFRRLQLKWELLSNNDSSPHTPSGETSPASATRGSKIPRPVSSPVRPQAPALPSPAKNAHRGIPVPVRKGVSPTGTAAARAPSTVGARGTGATSKRPSTAANRTSRVDQGVHTTGATPRPSSLPYGRAQPPAAPRRAASSSAARAQAQAPKQQKHKYVRTLWHRLPSDSGHLAFNEGERLRLILEVDDQYLLCCRGDQKGLVPRDAVLLEDF
- the LOC105383856 gene encoding uncharacterized protein LOC105383856 isoform X6, encoding MIGLVLCVLAKALEFALGDGLHIPEKVEYLPEKRRRRKKNRRRRKRKGPPPRLGLKAASPGVDEDCNSNTSLAGSQTSELDAPCDNSGYLWFLDYNPIFRDGSCHHTSVLSSVSASYKGISDLTSRFEFTSRYNDLARDLDANLAEADMESFRTEDIHALLMTANLPRDAIHHDDANHDSNPRGEMIASISSSLMEKFRFDSFSADSSFQGEESVGSINTMSICKSELLFSPVKEAAHGVHFSVDSLDCELPTEQDLILTCQANKDNYTIAFEGSLTIYSEDSECAEPPVNHKHDKTDKEDDNLELDNDERTRRNLELLERCKKLTNKLNTLMARSDLGLTTWSKLKKQTSQSPLRRHPSGNNNEDSNETTDATNEMSNSVIKSQSLPNLYRRKLMSSSINSAALSNSTVDSFTTNQRLAGTSACMKVYDVTHNRSHGSQNSEAMSTSSTENPSTSDKSQPKQPFNLVKLFMKQKSISNDGIGGIDQLDSSQCWPSSGDSGESMGEHKGEMKLLKTSCNLERPPEELPISSHEEEVDVVYEEIPTTNAFSTRVYDEVLVEEEESGVSDNESHLYATVNKGHTRRANINMNNSPAKLKSTRKSYSSQSSGTSVSISSCSESDGTQITRMNRILHKESCDNKATSTHIHATTDKSMQTSNIHMSSMSHDREVFKVIEASFLEKLKEGDCEKPVFVLYPSYTLPDISFLNGRPNIYLNPLKVNVSPKPTEIKKRMQVKGKRPFSCNDVEVLKKKGLGHIRDWDSLNFLLPMECKQLLSEVPELMQHMKEKDCVTKCNDKYCSASPSSKTKNRPMSCDCNNLAGQNTAVSSSSSTATQPSSGYRGSSTMLTDSSAQNSPAPVGNFNPLFVYRYDSATSSEASGVNNEGHRNVPKRSLSIADQNRLGKQGELAPPRPPLPKGILRKSMDKTRKSGLHSKRYSMFEMDDFIQDPVVCMTATPEHKTHKRRSLQEPYAPYGINPEYKKNNDLAAKRLSQHFLDAADKDADYNEYYQDEGVGTESSLESGKSNEIKYHRPRTPPLPKPRTKKLEYTEFPPPGALISSADLQQLEEFLKQSGFTCNNMDEWDQNQVQKGKNLAEIPICEEGEVSPDEFATPTRHEARGKYDLIDISQKRALVSNVTDAVEMLIQHFSSATDQAELAVLGDSKQSPACAKIALNALCPALYAVFRDGLKENIETSFGAVNNSVWQMVEATARQGPITKSLNELVLRINSEDAVTEGLVKFNAFILGLLNAQSVDAWATYVRTRETVLAKHYGPDSLILAGCVGEPRCRALLDTLLASLEPLRLLPFSLDLMFEMRELARSFKRIENEMRSASRPTTINMPPLTLTQRNLLKLVKSMHSSGQSDDCQTSVIMRHKEQPKNKEPSTPDLLNDSGNVKAVVEGKSRPRSCVNPSAVSYDVCPNNSRIELENRRWSGVQLGSKLMQAFDRLQFDDSDDYTDSLENNKPAPKNTGIEGVLKLESSGEEQWRPGSSGSGSAASGGGKFRRLQLKWELLSNNDSSPHTPSGETSPASATRGSKIPRPVSSPVRPQAPALPSPAKNAHRGIPVPVRKGVSPTGTAAARAPSTVGARGTGATSKRPSTAANRTPDSVTKKLNTTMPAKLPSATVAPKSTCLNNKKPTPTSRVDQGVHTTGATPRPSSLPYGRAQPPAAPRRAASSSAARAQAQAPKQQKHKYVRTLWHRLPSDSGHLAFNEGERLRLILEVDDQYLLCCRGDQKGLVPRDAVLLEDF